From Luteococcus japonicus, one genomic window encodes:
- a CDS encoding demethylmenaquinone methyltransferase — protein sequence MVAIGLGEVTHLEDGLAFGHGSHSAPLATCGKLWDVFETRATLTKRRADVAQMFDGVAQRYDLMNDVMTFGLQRQWRRDTVEAVDPKPGDLILDLAGGTGTSAATFAEKGAEVFPTDLSLGMLRVGRERQPGLQFVAGDALQLPYADNTFDTVTISYGLRNVEDTLAALQEMLRVTKAGGQVVICEMSHPTNKAFEFVYDRWLPRVIPALSRISSNPAAYEYLFESVLTWKHQEELADLMAQAGWQAVGWRNLSQGIIALHRGWKA from the coding sequence GTGGTCGCCATAGGACTTGGTGAGGTCACTCACCTTGAGGACGGTCTTGCGTTTGGCCATGGTTCCCATTCTGCGCCATTGGCGACGTGTGGAAAACTGTGGGACGTGTTCGAGACCCGTGCCACCCTTACCAAGCGACGTGCCGACGTCGCCCAGATGTTCGACGGCGTAGCCCAGCGCTACGACCTGATGAACGACGTGATGACCTTCGGGCTGCAGCGCCAGTGGCGCCGTGACACCGTCGAGGCGGTCGATCCCAAGCCGGGTGACCTCATCCTGGACCTGGCCGGCGGCACCGGGACGTCCGCGGCAACCTTCGCCGAGAAGGGCGCCGAGGTCTTCCCCACCGACCTGAGCCTGGGGATGCTGCGGGTGGGCCGGGAACGCCAGCCGGGCCTGCAATTCGTCGCCGGTGACGCCCTGCAACTGCCCTACGCCGACAACACCTTCGACACGGTGACGATCAGCTACGGCCTGCGCAATGTCGAGGACACCCTTGCCGCCCTCCAGGAAATGCTTCGTGTCACGAAGGCGGGGGGTCAAGTGGTGATCTGTGAGATGAGTCACCCCACCAACAAGGCCTTCGAGTTCGTCTACGACCGTTGGTTGCCGCGAGTGATCCCCGCCCTGAGCCGGATCTCCAGCAACCCGGCGGCCTACGAGTACCTCTTCGAGTCCGTCCTCACCTGGAAGCACCAGGAGGAGCTGGCCGACCTGATGGCGCAGGCCGGATGGCAGGCCGTCGGATGGCGCAACCTGAGCCAGGGCATCATTGCGCTGCACCGTGGCTGGAAGGCCTGA
- a CDS encoding isochorismate synthase — MIVNPGSERLRARTVSIPDPGNLERFLAPGRASAFLRRGDGIVGIGEVARFSTDSLDAADVWWNQFVADLENETELPGVSGTGPLAFGTFCFDADHSEQQSVLVVPEVIVGRRRGQAWMTRISQGDANDRMPALQAPPVGPGRVELQDSTLSAQEWEQVVAQAVEMIRRGEVDKVVLARDVRARAEQPIDPRWLVNQLVNRYRDCWTYLVDRTVGASPEMLVRTEGGLATSRVLAGTIRRPYAADTSELATILNGSMKDLREHEYAVESVARGLEDWCTGMNVPDAPYVLELPNVLHLATDITGVLRPGASSLALAATLHPSAAVCGTPTPVARELIAALEGMDRGHYAGPVGWIDSSGDGEWAIALRGGQLSAVDEHEMQLFAGCGIVRDSVPADEVAETLAKFAPMRQALTGE, encoded by the coding sequence GTGATTGTGAACCCCGGCTCCGAACGTCTGCGCGCCCGGACTGTGTCCATTCCGGACCCTGGGAACCTCGAGCGATTCCTGGCTCCCGGACGGGCAAGCGCCTTCCTTCGACGGGGTGACGGGATCGTCGGCATCGGCGAGGTGGCCCGCTTCAGCACCGACTCGCTGGACGCGGCAGACGTCTGGTGGAACCAGTTCGTCGCCGACCTCGAGAACGAGACCGAACTGCCGGGCGTCTCCGGCACTGGCCCCCTGGCCTTCGGCACCTTCTGCTTCGACGCGGACCACTCCGAGCAGCAGTCGGTGCTGGTGGTGCCCGAGGTGATCGTCGGACGGCGCCGGGGCCAGGCCTGGATGACCAGGATCAGCCAAGGCGACGCGAACGACCGGATGCCCGCCCTGCAGGCCCCGCCCGTGGGCCCGGGCAGGGTCGAGTTGCAGGACAGCACCCTGAGCGCACAGGAATGGGAACAGGTCGTTGCCCAGGCCGTCGAGATGATCCGCCGGGGCGAGGTGGACAAGGTGGTGCTGGCCCGCGACGTGCGAGCCCGGGCCGAGCAGCCGATCGACCCACGCTGGCTGGTGAACCAGCTGGTGAACCGCTACCGGGACTGCTGGACCTATCTGGTGGACCGCACCGTCGGTGCCTCCCCCGAGATGCTGGTGCGCACCGAGGGCGGACTGGCCACCTCTCGTGTGCTCGCCGGCACCATCCGTCGCCCCTACGCGGCCGACACCTCGGAGCTGGCGACCATCCTGAACGGCTCGATGAAGGACCTGCGCGAGCACGAGTACGCGGTGGAGAGTGTGGCCCGCGGCCTTGAGGACTGGTGCACCGGGATGAATGTCCCCGACGCCCCCTATGTCCTGGAACTGCCCAATGTGCTGCATTTGGCCACGGACATCACCGGTGTCCTGCGGCCCGGCGCGTCGTCCCTGGCGCTGGCAGCCACCCTGCACCCGTCCGCAGCCGTCTGCGGCACGCCGACGCCGGTGGCACGCGAGCTCATCGCCGCGCTGGAGGGCATGGACCGCGGCCACTATGCCGGGCCGGTCGGCTGGATCGACTCCTCCGGCGACGGCGAATGGGCCATCGCCCTGCGCGGCGGGCAGCTGTCCGCCGTCGACGAGCACGAGATGCAGCTCTTCGCCGGCTGCGGCATCGTGCGGGACTCCGTGCCCGCCGACGAGGTGGCCGAGACCCTCGCGAAGTTCGCCCCGATGAGGCAGGCCCTCACCGGGGAGTGA
- a CDS encoding TM0106 family RecB-like putative nuclease has translation MAIILDPYAARSCPVKTQNRYDPTLQTPQSQPDEALQELFAGGKAFEDEALAGLAGTSDVLDLREQTDREVAERWTLDALAAGRAVVIGPQLPIDVAGHRKGQPDALVRGQDQADGRPGYRPVEAKRHRVLEMTSAEWLCQFSRLDAPTVDFAHSGLTLRGSREGDLLQMAHYWRLLEASRWATGGAPTAGVIGTDQPFGGHQVVISWVDLSRKFLRTFSRTSSTGWKLRSALERYDHEFGFRVKVAQVASRRCGGEDDPRGMVAPIVIRECDHCTWWEACKPQLLDDDLSLRISKSPLDVREISVLRSRGINTLADLAHTDVDELLPDYLPEVAHRQGAESRLRLAARRASLMLAGVELERLTTEPIDLPEVSLEIDFDIETSAGDRVYLWGFLVDDRSTESSPFYKAFSRFEKLDNHSEAELAAEAIHWLDRVLAERPDCLVYHYSDYEVVHLMRLSKRTGDPELVAAANRVREHFVDMFTLMKGQFFGTNGLGLKVVARSGPGFEWRDEDPGGLNSQKWFRDAVSGPDELTRTEATTRVLEYNEDDVRATHQLRAWLRGLDD, from the coding sequence ATGGCCATCATCCTGGATCCCTATGCGGCTCGGTCCTGCCCGGTCAAGACCCAGAACCGATACGACCCGACGCTGCAGACCCCCCAGAGCCAGCCCGATGAGGCCCTCCAGGAACTCTTCGCCGGAGGCAAGGCCTTCGAGGACGAGGCGCTGGCCGGCCTCGCCGGCACCAGCGACGTGCTGGACCTGCGCGAGCAGACCGATCGCGAGGTGGCCGAGCGCTGGACCCTCGACGCCCTCGCCGCCGGACGCGCCGTCGTGATCGGTCCCCAGTTGCCCATCGACGTCGCCGGCCACCGCAAGGGCCAGCCCGATGCGCTGGTCCGCGGCCAGGACCAGGCCGACGGGCGCCCCGGGTACCGCCCGGTGGAGGCCAAGCGGCACCGGGTGCTGGAGATGACCAGCGCCGAATGGCTCTGCCAGTTCAGCCGACTGGATGCTCCCACCGTGGACTTCGCCCACAGCGGCCTGACCTTGCGCGGCTCCCGCGAGGGTGACCTGCTGCAGATGGCGCACTACTGGCGACTGCTGGAGGCCTCGCGCTGGGCCACTGGAGGGGCCCCCACTGCCGGGGTCATCGGTACGGACCAACCCTTCGGTGGGCACCAGGTGGTGATCAGCTGGGTGGACCTGTCCCGCAAGTTCCTGCGCACCTTCTCCCGCACCTCCTCGACGGGCTGGAAGCTGCGCAGTGCTCTGGAGCGCTATGACCATGAGTTCGGCTTCCGGGTGAAGGTGGCGCAGGTGGCCAGCCGTCGATGCGGCGGCGAGGACGACCCGCGCGGCATGGTGGCACCGATCGTGATCCGCGAGTGCGACCACTGCACCTGGTGGGAGGCCTGCAAGCCACAGCTGCTGGATGACGACCTGAGCCTTCGGATCAGCAAGTCCCCGCTGGACGTACGCGAGATCAGCGTCTTGCGCAGCCGGGGCATCAACACGCTGGCGGACCTGGCGCACACCGATGTCGACGAGCTGCTGCCGGACTACCTGCCCGAGGTGGCCCACCGGCAAGGTGCCGAGTCCCGGCTGCGGCTGGCGGCACGCCGCGCCTCCCTCATGCTGGCGGGGGTTGAGCTGGAGCGGCTGACCACCGAGCCCATCGACCTGCCCGAGGTCAGCCTGGAGATCGACTTCGACATCGAGACCTCCGCCGGGGACAGGGTCTACCTGTGGGGCTTCCTGGTCGACGACCGCAGCACCGAGTCATCACCCTTCTACAAGGCCTTCAGCCGCTTCGAGAAATTGGACAACCATTCCGAGGCCGAACTGGCCGCAGAGGCGATCCACTGGCTGGACCGGGTGCTGGCGGAACGCCCCGACTGCTTGGTCTACCACTACTCGGACTACGAGGTGGTGCACCTGATGCGGCTGTCCAAGCGAACCGGGGACCCCGAACTGGTGGCCGCGGCGAACCGGGTCCGGGAACACTTCGTGGACATGTTCACCCTGATGAAGGGCCAGTTCTTCGGCACCAACGGGCTGGGCCTGAAGGTCGTCGCCCGCAGCGGGCCCGGCTTCGAGTGGCGCGACGAGGACCCGGGCGGTCTGAACTCCCAGAAGTGGTTCCGCGACGCGGTCAGCGGCCCCGACGAGCTGACCCGTACCGAGGCCACCACCCGGGTGCTGGAGTACAACGAGGACGACGTGCGCGCCACGCACCAGCTGCGGGCCTGGCTGCGCGGGCTCGACGACTGA
- a CDS encoding o-succinylbenzoate synthase, giving the protein MATHVFQIGLRTRFRGITVREGVVFSGDAGWGEFSPFLDYAGEEIVPWLQAAREAADLGFPAPVRDRIPVNCTVPAVGPQQAHRIVVESGCSTAKVKVAEKDQALADDLARVEAVRDALGPDGRVRIDANGGWPLDEAADNLRQLGRFDLEYAEQPVMDTEDLARLRRDLARRGIDVPIAADESIRRSGDPERVKRLEAADVAVLKVQPLGGVRRCLQLAEDLGMPVVVSSALETSIGIRMGLALAAALPELPHACGLNTLRLFQDDVVTDSLVAVDGHLPVPDVAVDPVRMAACSAPTDRVEAWALRMAEATR; this is encoded by the coding sequence ATGGCCACGCACGTCTTCCAGATCGGTTTGCGCACCCGCTTTCGCGGCATCACGGTGCGGGAGGGCGTCGTCTTCTCCGGCGACGCGGGCTGGGGCGAGTTCAGTCCCTTCCTGGACTACGCCGGCGAAGAGATCGTGCCGTGGCTGCAGGCCGCCCGCGAGGCGGCAGACCTGGGTTTCCCCGCCCCTGTGCGCGACCGCATCCCGGTGAACTGCACCGTGCCCGCAGTGGGGCCCCAGCAGGCACACCGGATCGTCGTCGAATCCGGCTGCAGCACGGCCAAGGTGAAGGTTGCCGAGAAGGACCAGGCTCTGGCTGACGACCTGGCGCGCGTCGAGGCCGTGCGTGACGCGCTCGGTCCCGACGGCAGGGTCCGGATCGACGCGAACGGCGGCTGGCCGCTGGACGAGGCGGCCGACAACCTGCGCCAGCTGGGACGATTCGATCTTGAATACGCCGAGCAGCCCGTGATGGACACCGAGGACCTGGCCCGCCTGCGACGCGACCTTGCCCGCCGGGGGATCGATGTCCCGATTGCCGCCGACGAGTCCATCCGGCGCAGCGGCGACCCGGAGCGCGTCAAGCGCCTGGAGGCCGCCGACGTCGCCGTGCTCAAGGTGCAGCCGCTGGGCGGTGTCCGTCGCTGCCTGCAACTCGCCGAGGACCTCGGCATGCCCGTGGTGGTCAGCTCCGCACTGGAGACCAGCATCGGCATCCGGATGGGCCTCGCGCTGGCCGCGGCCCTGCCCGAGCTTCCCCACGCTTGCGGGCTGAACACCCTGCGCCTCTTCCAGGACGACGTGGTGACGGATTCCCTGGTGGCCGTCGACGGGCACCTGCCCGTGCCCGATGTCGCCGTCGATCCCGTGCGGATGGCCGCGTGCAGTGCCCCCACGGACCGGGTCGAGGCGTGGGCATTGCGGATGGCCGAGGCCACTCGATGA
- a CDS encoding D-glucuronyl C5-epimerase family protein yields MKTALSRRGLLTAGAAATGAAFLTGLDTSTAEASLPPFRRLVTPKLLHADPWWPVPDPGRTTTQAPDWNVGFKNDAEGLPLSLLRGNWGAHPSRLGWYINNHISSFENTGNRGNLTRAAQVMDIMMSRAAKDRGSAFVKYEFPWEVSHGKLPDPWYSSFGQSQFPLGAERLYRLTGDRKYLKARELLLNAFFQPRTKGRPWIVDVDRYGMLWLEEYPFADGHASHVHNGQIYAVGDLLRYAEFAQDQRAYELVRGAIYTSLFNADLCRKPAGLSYYYKDETHQSNVYHAVHAKLYNRLYNMTQYDDFAKVTDRMVRDACPGREAGTLRVTGGRPHRLRKGSSTAVWKPTSTLEVSSSARDTLTGANGVVWSLMSSGPRSGWHIEESPDAYRTGYATDRFDYRWDRRAVIGKGALLVGYEINEAGVRKERRRARMTRDSAFLADARANLGGRQYIRATSGQFAGLWIPEEVRGAHFTSHRPSSRASLSAARQR; encoded by the coding sequence ATGAAGACAGCGCTGTCTCGTCGTGGCCTGCTCACCGCGGGTGCCGCGGCCACTGGTGCGGCATTCCTGACCGGTCTGGACACGTCCACGGCCGAGGCCTCCTTGCCTCCATTTCGGCGTCTCGTCACGCCCAAGTTGCTCCACGCGGACCCATGGTGGCCCGTCCCCGATCCGGGACGCACCACCACCCAGGCCCCCGACTGGAATGTCGGGTTCAAGAATGATGCAGAGGGACTGCCACTCAGCCTGTTGCGAGGCAACTGGGGGGCGCACCCAAGCCGTCTCGGGTGGTACATCAACAACCACATCTCCAGCTTCGAGAACACCGGGAACAGGGGCAACCTCACGCGCGCCGCCCAGGTGATGGACATCATGATGTCCCGGGCAGCGAAGGATCGTGGCTCGGCCTTCGTCAAGTACGAGTTCCCGTGGGAGGTCTCCCACGGCAAGTTGCCGGACCCGTGGTACAGCTCCTTCGGCCAGTCCCAGTTCCCGCTCGGGGCGGAGCGCCTCTACCGGCTGACCGGGGACCGGAAGTATCTGAAGGCCCGTGAGCTGCTGCTCAATGCCTTCTTCCAGCCTCGAACCAAGGGCCGTCCCTGGATTGTAGACGTGGACCGGTACGGCATGCTGTGGCTCGAGGAGTATCCCTTTGCCGATGGACACGCGAGCCATGTGCACAACGGACAGATCTATGCCGTGGGGGACCTGCTGCGCTACGCCGAATTCGCCCAGGACCAACGCGCGTACGAGCTGGTGAGGGGAGCGATCTACACGTCCCTGTTCAACGCTGACCTGTGCCGCAAGCCGGCGGGGCTGTCCTACTACTACAAGGATGAGACCCACCAGTCGAACGTCTACCATGCGGTGCACGCGAAGCTGTACAACAGGCTCTACAACATGACCCAGTACGACGACTTCGCCAAGGTCACCGACCGGATGGTCCGGGACGCCTGCCCCGGGCGGGAGGCCGGCACCCTGCGCGTCACCGGCGGCCGGCCCCACCGGCTCAGGAAGGGAAGCAGCACCGCCGTCTGGAAGCCGACATCGACGCTGGAGGTCAGCTCCTCGGCACGGGACACTCTCACGGGTGCCAATGGGGTCGTGTGGTCCCTGATGAGTTCGGGTCCGCGTTCCGGTTGGCACATCGAGGAGAGCCCGGACGCGTACCGCACCGGATACGCCACGGACCGCTTCGACTACCGGTGGGACCGCAGGGCGGTGATCGGAAAGGGAGCACTCCTGGTGGGCTACGAGATCAACGAGGCAGGCGTTCGCAAGGAGAGGCGCCGCGCCCGCATGACGCGCGACAGCGCCTTCCTGGCCGACGCCAGGGCCAATCTCGGAGGGCGTCAGTACATTCGTGCCACCAGCGGCCAGTTCGCGGGTCTCTGGATTCCCGAGGAAGTCAGGGGAGCGCACTTCACCTCCCACCGGCCGTCCTCACGAGCAAGCCTGAGCGCGGCACGGCAGCGCTGA
- a CDS encoding ABC transporter ATP-binding protein: MGTMAKRKTVLKVSDLTKSYGDHVIVDKFNLEVGEGEAVALTGRNGAGKSTVLRCIIGADRPTEGTVEVCGMPMRETNPDVRRNVATVIDDLDFFPDLSVVEHLDLLARAHGMDDPDALVDEVLEEVQLVPQSGQLPGTLSSGQRRRLALATAFVRPRKLLVLDEPEQRLDVEGIAWLGRRLRADLDQGLAIVMASHEPSLVEAVRARSVELGGPRG, translated from the coding sequence ATGGGAACCATGGCCAAACGCAAGACCGTCCTCAAGGTGAGTGACCTCACCAAGTCCTATGGCGACCACGTGATCGTCGACAAGTTCAACCTCGAGGTCGGTGAAGGCGAGGCGGTGGCCCTCACGGGTCGCAATGGTGCGGGCAAGTCCACCGTGCTGCGCTGCATCATCGGCGCCGATCGCCCCACGGAGGGAACCGTGGAGGTCTGCGGCATGCCGATGCGGGAGACCAACCCCGACGTGCGGCGCAATGTGGCCACCGTCATCGATGACCTCGACTTCTTCCCGGACCTGTCGGTCGTGGAGCACCTCGACCTGCTGGCCCGTGCCCATGGGATGGACGATCCCGACGCACTGGTCGACGAGGTGCTGGAGGAGGTGCAGCTGGTGCCGCAGTCCGGTCAGTTGCCCGGCACCCTGAGCTCCGGTCAGCGCCGCCGCCTGGCCCTGGCCACCGCCTTCGTGCGTCCCCGCAAGCTGCTGGTGCTCGACGAGCCGGAGCAGCGCCTCGACGTCGAGGGCATCGCGTGGCTGGGGCGTCGCCTTCGCGCAGACCTGGACCAGGGCCTTGCCATCGTGATGGCCTCCCACGAACCCTCCCTGGTCGAGGCCGTGCGGGCCCGCAGCGTCGAGCTGGGCGGTCCGCGCGGATGA
- the menD gene encoding 2-succinyl-5-enolpyruvyl-6-hydroxy-3-cyclohexene-1-carboxylic-acid synthase: MSSWLLAQCVVEQLRQAGVRHVVLAPGSRNAPLSLALHAAAQEADPVLSLHVRIDERSAGFLALGMAKAMQEPVAVVTTSGTAVANLAPAVMEANQAGIPLVVLSADRPLTMINSGANQTGNQFGLFAGQVRHQVQLTSDAQPAAWRFQLRMALARAVGERTRMPGPVQVNLHFDEPLMPTDEVLDAPGPWHLEPSGAGPTLSLDGDLRTVVLAGDARPEVGRLAAAVAEHGQVPLLAEPSSNARVGRAISTYRLLLGKDDLGGRIQRVLVFGHPTLSRPVTRLLRRDDVEVIMVADGAGWSDPGFTAGRVVDDVDLAPCQDDHWLNHWLTADLDMQTRIELAARPAVGEDPVVTPQQVATLVVERTAGQVLVLGSSNPIRDADLAPVPDALFSGQVPGTRVYANRGLAGIDGVVSTAAGIALALGEPTTCLLGDLTFLHDAGGLWLGRLEDRPLVRLVVPDDRGGSIFHTLEQGGPAHEAGFERVFATPHDVDLAALAAAHGWKVATVTDLEELGQRIRVPVRGPELVVVPVSRDGRRAWAQRLAAL, encoded by the coding sequence ATGAGCTCCTGGCTGCTGGCACAGTGCGTCGTCGAACAGTTGCGCCAGGCGGGGGTGCGGCATGTGGTGCTGGCCCCCGGCTCCCGCAATGCACCGCTCTCCCTGGCCCTGCACGCCGCGGCACAGGAAGCGGACCCGGTACTGTCCCTGCACGTGCGCATCGATGAGCGGTCGGCGGGCTTCCTCGCGCTGGGGATGGCCAAGGCCATGCAGGAACCGGTGGCCGTGGTCACCACCTCCGGCACCGCCGTCGCCAACCTGGCCCCGGCGGTGATGGAGGCCAACCAGGCTGGCATCCCGTTGGTGGTGCTGTCCGCAGACCGCCCGTTGACCATGATCAACTCGGGCGCCAACCAGACCGGGAACCAGTTCGGCCTGTTCGCCGGGCAGGTGCGCCACCAGGTGCAGCTGACCAGCGACGCGCAGCCGGCGGCCTGGCGCTTCCAGCTGCGGATGGCCCTCGCCCGGGCCGTGGGGGAGCGGACCCGGATGCCGGGACCTGTGCAGGTCAACCTGCACTTCGACGAGCCCCTGATGCCCACCGACGAGGTGCTCGACGCGCCCGGGCCGTGGCACCTCGAGCCCTCCGGGGCTGGGCCGACGCTGAGCCTGGATGGTGATCTGCGCACCGTCGTCCTGGCGGGTGATGCCCGCCCCGAGGTGGGCAGGCTCGCCGCCGCCGTCGCGGAACACGGCCAGGTGCCGCTGCTCGCCGAACCGTCCAGCAATGCCCGGGTCGGGCGGGCGATCAGCACCTATCGGCTGCTGCTGGGCAAGGATGATCTTGGAGGCCGCATCCAGCGCGTCCTCGTCTTCGGACATCCGACGCTGTCGCGTCCCGTCACCAGACTCCTTCGCCGCGATGACGTCGAGGTGATCATGGTCGCCGACGGGGCCGGATGGTCGGACCCCGGCTTCACCGCCGGTCGGGTCGTCGACGATGTTGATCTTGCTCCCTGTCAGGATGACCACTGGCTCAACCACTGGCTGACGGCGGACCTGGACATGCAGACTCGCATTGAACTGGCCGCCCGTCCTGCCGTCGGGGAGGACCCGGTGGTCACACCCCAACAGGTCGCCACGCTCGTCGTCGAGCGCACTGCTGGGCAGGTGCTGGTGCTGGGCTCCTCCAACCCGATCCGTGACGCGGACCTGGCGCCCGTCCCCGATGCCCTCTTCTCCGGGCAGGTGCCGGGCACCCGGGTCTACGCCAACCGTGGCCTGGCCGGCATCGACGGGGTGGTCTCCACCGCGGCCGGTATCGCGCTGGCGCTGGGGGAGCCCACCACCTGCCTGTTGGGGGACCTCACCTTCCTGCACGATGCCGGCGGCCTGTGGCTGGGCCGGCTCGAGGACAGGCCGCTCGTGCGGCTGGTGGTTCCCGATGATCGGGGCGGCAGCATCTTCCACACCCTGGAACAGGGCGGGCCGGCCCACGAGGCGGGCTTCGAGAGGGTCTTCGCGACCCCGCATGATGTTGATCTTGCTGCGTTGGCCGCGGCGCACGGCTGGAAGGTGGCCACCGTCACGGACCTGGAGGAACTGGGCCAACGGATCCGGGTCCCGGTGCGCGGCCCCGAGCTTGTCGTCGTCCCGGTCAGCCGTGACGGCCGCCGGGCCTGGGCGCAGCGCCTCGCCGCGTTGTGA
- a CDS encoding DUF6297 family protein — protein MSSTTDEFAAPLPVQGEADERQLLLLMKDWRQGRATRNVRQALSDAYIAVFAVVMIAAMVVNVIISAQKVASTCGTEACLSGRGLLPWAALFGCLALALTASRMFGPVLASAAEGFWLMDAPVHRARLLAKRLVLAIVLAVVGGAAMGALVAALTGSPGSAVLAWAAAAGLGSGGLVALAAAEQGAERTWAVRLLHLLVSLAAVATLLAVVATATGYASLHIAQSRTVQLAALVAGLGLVLIIGAGLLARARLGQIRRARLLSGGSLASGMQGAMFALDFGLMRDILVEREAQQRGHVRPTRGRGTGIQALVWRDVQRLVRFPKPLALLAVSVVVPYAVQALGLGSLNAAISALVLMAALIPFFGTLRVLSRTKGLARSLPWSTSEIRTAATIVPAVLTALWCLAVTPAFIGIGVEARHDPVRSFLVAVVCAVAGLVAAVRWVSAKPADYGAPMVSTSAGALPPGLALNLVRGFDMVALITLPVVLNLSPWISLVLAAIAFSILRMGGIDQQAILEQQEEQKRQLEQARTERKGEKAPAKQVVTPKKSSGSSAAPKAQQRNQPKKVVKRKR, from the coding sequence ATGAGCAGCACCACCGACGAGTTCGCCGCTCCGCTGCCCGTCCAGGGCGAGGCCGACGAACGCCAGCTCCTGCTGCTGATGAAGGACTGGCGCCAGGGCCGTGCCACCCGCAATGTCCGCCAGGCGCTCTCCGACGCCTACATCGCCGTCTTCGCCGTCGTGATGATCGCCGCCATGGTGGTCAACGTCATCATCAGCGCCCAGAAGGTTGCCAGCACGTGCGGCACCGAGGCCTGCCTGTCCGGCCGTGGCCTGCTGCCCTGGGCGGCGCTCTTCGGCTGCCTGGCCCTCGCACTGACCGCCAGCCGGATGTTCGGACCGGTCCTCGCCTCCGCGGCCGAGGGATTCTGGTTGATGGACGCCCCGGTACACCGTGCTCGGCTGCTCGCCAAGCGGCTGGTGCTGGCGATCGTGTTGGCAGTGGTGGGCGGCGCCGCCATGGGCGCGCTGGTTGCCGCGCTCACCGGTTCGCCCGGTAGCGCCGTGCTGGCCTGGGCTGCCGCCGCCGGCCTGGGTTCCGGTGGCCTCGTGGCGCTGGCCGCGGCGGAACAGGGGGCCGAACGCACCTGGGCCGTGCGCCTCCTGCACCTGCTGGTCTCCCTTGCCGCGGTCGCCACCCTGCTGGCCGTCGTCGCGACGGCCACCGGGTACGCCTCACTCCACATCGCCCAGTCACGAACCGTGCAGCTCGCGGCCCTCGTCGCGGGTCTGGGTCTGGTCCTGATCATCGGGGCCGGCCTGCTGGCGCGGGCCCGGTTGGGGCAGATCCGGCGCGCCCGCCTGCTGAGCGGTGGTTCCCTGGCCAGCGGTATGCAGGGTGCCATGTTCGCCCTGGACTTCGGGCTGATGCGCGACATCCTGGTGGAGCGGGAGGCCCAGCAGCGCGGCCATGTGCGCCCCACCCGGGGCCGTGGCACGGGCATCCAGGCCCTGGTCTGGCGTGACGTCCAGCGGCTGGTGCGTTTCCCGAAGCCGCTGGCCCTGTTGGCCGTCAGCGTCGTGGTTCCCTATGCGGTGCAGGCCCTGGGTCTCGGCTCGCTGAATGCCGCCATCTCGGCGCTGGTCCTGATGGCCGCGCTGATCCCCTTCTTCGGGACGCTGCGTGTGCTCTCCCGCACCAAGGGGCTGGCCCGCAGCCTGCCATGGAGCACCTCGGAGATCCGCACGGCGGCCACCATCGTGCCCGCCGTGCTGACCGCCTTGTGGTGCCTGGCCGTCACGCCTGCCTTCATCGGGATCGGTGTGGAGGCCCGGCACGACCCGGTGCGCAGCTTCCTGGTGGCGGTGGTCTGTGCCGTGGCGGGGCTGGTGGCCGCGGTGCGCTGGGTATCCGCCAAGCCGGCGGACTACGGTGCTCCGATGGTGTCCACCAGTGCCGGTGCGTTGCCTCCGGGCCTGGCGCTGAACCTGGTGCGCGGCTTCGACATGGTGGCCCTGATCACCTTGCCGGTGGTGCTGAACCTGAGCCCCTGGATCTCCCTGGTCCTGGCGGCGATCGCCTTCAGCATCCTGCGGATGGGCGGCATCGACCAGCAGGCCATCCTGGAGCAGCAGGAGGAGCAGAAGCGTCAGCTGGAGCAGGCCCGCACCGAGCGCAAGGGCGAGAAGGCGCCGGCCAAGCAGGTGGTGACCCCGAAGAAGTCGTCGGGATCCAGCGCAGCCCCCAAGGCCCAGCAGCGCAACCAGCCGAAGAAGGTGGTCAAGCGCAAGCGCTGA